One part of the Solanum dulcamara chromosome 8, daSolDulc1.2, whole genome shotgun sequence genome encodes these proteins:
- the LOC129900793 gene encoding protein CHUP1, chloroplastic-like, which translates to MVRDKRDIRPVILKFGVALALSLGGILFTFFKTTRINPSNSSSSPNSGGKEGELKNDDQKKPASGNSVSEFPWKYEDVSIPKIVIGSSISGPSTNCRSGGDRDGLLLPELNELVKEFGSSPKGSFSPCKDVETPLQDADSPKEDKIVGRDDHEQEIENLKNIVKTLKERERTLEIQLLEYYGLKEQENSIRELQNRLKIHNLEAKHLGLKIECLKAEKMKLKAQVADSAKVVSDLEAARLKIKQLKKKLGLEADHNKEQILSLKERVMKLQVEEKNPVEAESDVQLELQKLKDLESEADELRKSNQSLRAENSTLAERLESVQILAISVMEDDVTEALKEESLRQRKQNEDLVKQVEQLQAGHSSHADELVYLQWINACLRYELRNYQPVPGKTTARDLSKTLSPKSKKKAKQLIREYADKEDQGNRGIHDLDLDSDQLSSQAPYLTNSGEFDGTSIDNSSAHKTDTSSKSKMFGKLMRLLRGKDHHHSQSSSEMVHSTEENAMVHSTEENAARGSNYSSGYSSDTAVIDTGAIRLQSRSSKSSQSSSKQFIDFHSFYPGSRSNKGESSNYLTRTRRYSDVGSLDYISKRLAESPQEKRNDHGPENVQKSELAKYAEVLKRSCSKAPVRKRSASVSFF; encoded by the exons ATGGTGAGAGACAAGAGAGATATAAGACCTGTAATCTTAAAATTTGGGGTTGCTTTAGCTTTATCACTTGGTGGAATTCTCTTTACTTTTTTCAAAACCACAAGAATTAACCCCTCTAATTCCTCTTCCTCACCCAATTCAG GTGGTAAAGAAGGCGAGCTGAAAAATGATGATCAGAAAAAACCTGCCTCAGGAAATTCAGTTTCCGAGTTTCCATGGAAATAT GAGGACGTCTCCATACCAAAAATCGTTATTGGGAGTTCTATAAGTGGTCCATCTACAAATTGTAGGTCTGGTGGAGATAGAGATGGGCTTCTTCTGCCGGAGCTCAATGAACTTGTAAAGGAATTTGGTTCGTCTCCAAAGGGTAGTTTTTCACCATGTAAGGATGTTGAAACGCCATTGCAGGATGCAGATTCACCCAAAGAAGACAAAATTGTCGGAAGGGATGACCATGAGCAAGAGATTGAGAACCTGAAGAACattgttaaaactcttaaagaaAGGGAGAGGACTCTTGAGATCCAACTGCTCGAGTATTATGGCCTAAAGGAGCAAGAAAATTCCATCAGGGAGCTTCAAAATCGCCTAAAGATACACAATCTGGAGGCCAAGCATCTGGGTCTAAAGATCGAGTGTTTGAAGGCAGAGAAGATGAAATTAAAGGCTCAAGTGGCTGATTCCGCAAAGGTTGTCTCAGACCTTGAAGCTGCGAGATTGAAAATAAAGCAGCTGAAAAAGAAGCTCGGGTTGGAAGCTGATCATAACAAGGAACAGATTTTATCCCTTAAAGAAAGAGTTATGAAGCTGCAGGTCGAGGAGAAGAATCCTGTTGAAGCTGAATCAGATGTTCAGTTAGAGCTCCAAAAACTGAAGGACTTGGAGAGCGAGGCTGATGAGTTGAGGAAATCTAACCAAAGCTTAAGAGCAGAAAACTCGACACTAGCTGAGAGACTGGAATCTGTTCAGATCCTTGCCATTTCTGTTATGGAAGATGATGTA ACAGAAGCACTGAAAGAAGAAAGTCTACGACAGAGAAAGCAAAATGAAGATTTAGTAAAGCAAGTTGAGCAGCTTCAAGCAGGTCACTCCAGTCATGCTGACGAACTAGTCTATCTTCAGTGGATAAATGCTTGCTTGCGGTATGAGCTGAGGAACTATCAGCCTGTTCCAGGCAAAACAACTGCAAGGGATCTCAGTAAAACGTTAAGCCCCAAATCTAAGAAGAAAGCCAAGCAACTAATTCGTGAATATGCAGATAAAGAAGACCAAGGTAACAGGGGGATCCACGATTTGGATCTTGATTCTGACCAGTTATCCTCCCAAGCACCCTATCTTACGAACTCAGGTGAGTTTGATGGTACTTCTATTGATAATTCTTCAGCCCATAAGACTGACACTTCAAGCAAAAGCAAAATGTTTGGTAAGCTTATGAGACTACTACGGGGAAAGGACCATCATCATAGTCAGAGTTCTTCGGAAATGGTTCACAGCACAGAAGAGAATGCAATGGTTCACAGCACAGAAGAGAATGCAGCAAGAGGCTCTAATTATTCTTCTGGGTACAGTTCAGATACGGCTGTCATAGATACCGGAGCTATTAGGCTCCAGAGCAGATCAAGCAAATCATCTCAGAGTTCATCCAAACAATTTATAGATTTCCATTCATTTTATCCAGGCTCTAGGAGCAACAAAGGAGAAAGCAGCAACTATCTGACACGTACGAGGAGATATAGTGATGTGGGTTCATTAGATTATAT
- the LOC129899359 gene encoding acid phosphatase 1-like has translation MRSFTFLLFFATIVALALASNNVEDKVISQVVEIHRLRPQTGSAGYTVPQLDCLSWRLAVETNNLQNWKLVPKECTNYVGHYMLGKQYRHDCEYVAKQAIEYAKGLKLSDDGKDVWVFDIDETTLSNAPYYARSDVAFGAKPYNHTKFNLWVAEGRAPAIPSILGVYKTVLSLGIKPVFITGTRENFRQVRIVNLKNVGYSNWEKLILKVENDTGSAAQFKSSKRTELVKAGYRIVGNIGDQWSDLIGENVGARTFKVPDPMYYIG, from the exons ATGAGGTCTTTCACTTTTCTCTTGTTTTTTGCTACTATAGTAGCCCTGGCATTGGCCTCTAATAATGTCGAAGATAAGGTCATAAGCCAAGTGGTAGAAATTCACCGTCTAAGGCCACAGACTGGTTCTGCTGGTTATACCGTCCCACAATTGGACTGTCTTAGTTGGCGTCTCGCCGTGGAGACTAACAACCTCCAAAACTGGAAATTGGTGCCTAAAGAGTGTACAAACTATGTAGGTCACTACATGTTGGGCAAACAATATCGCCACGATTGTGAGTATGTAGCCAAGCAGGCTATTGAGTATGCCAAAGGCCTCAAACTTAGCGATGATGGAAAGGACGTTTGGGTATTTGATATTGATGAGACCACTCTCTCAAATGCTCCTTACTACGCTCGATCCGACGTTGCTTTcgg GGCTAAACCGTACAACCATACAAAGTTTAATTTGTGGGTCGCGGAGGGAAGAGCCCCAGCTATTCCTTCGATACTGGGTGTATACAAGACTGTGTTGTCTCTAGGGATCAAGCCTGTTTTCATTACTGGGACTCGAGAGAATTTTAGACAAGTAAGGATTGTCAATCTCAAGAATGTTGGTTATAGCAACTGGGAAAAGCTTATACTAAA GGTAGAAAATGATACGGGATCAGCAGCGCAATTTAAATCGAGCAAGAGAACAGAATTGGTGAAGGCTGGATATAGAATTGTTGGTAATATTGGTGATCAATGGAGTGATCTGATTGGAGAAAACGTTGGAGCTCGGACTTTCAAAGTCCCTGACCCTATGTACTACATTGGTTGA
- the LOC129899360 gene encoding profilin-1-like → MSWQTYVDDHLMCDLEGSRLVSAAILGFDGSVWAQSPAFPKFKPEEIVNIMKDFEEPGFLAPTGLFLGGTKYMVIQGEPGAVIRGKKGSGGITIKKTGQTLIFGIYEEPVTPGQCNMVVEKIGDYLIDQGY, encoded by the exons ATGTCGTGGCAAACCTATGTAGATGATCACTTGATGTGCGACCTTGAAGGCAGTCGACTCGTCTCCGCGGCTATTCTCGGCTTTGATGGCAGCGTCTGGGCTCAAAGCCCTGCCTTCCCTAag TTTAAACCAGAGGAAATTGTTAATATCATGAAAGATTTTGAGGAACCTGGATTTCTTGCTCCAACTGGACTGTTCCTTGGTGGCACTAAGTACATGGTCATTCAGGGAGAACCTGGCGCTGTCATCCGTGGCAAAAAG GGATCTGGTGGAATTACAATCAAGAAAACAGGCCAAACTTTGATTTTTGGTATCTATGAAGAACCAGTGACTCCAGGACAGTGTAACATGGTTGTTGAGAAAATTGGAGACTACCTCATTGACCAGGGTTATTGA
- the LOC129900373 gene encoding protein OXIDATIVE STRESS 3-like, translating to MGDSKIEMFKDECDNYMENKSCSSWMINEDNNSPSSSSIGETSSTISSLTSLETTDDASSPASRNSSDGALSDLSTLMAQLPIKRGLSEYYDGKSESFTCLARVTSVEDLPKKESRYTRKMNNSSYKSHTLPKPVIFKKALRSSFLSSCYTARKPNSSISRRRLPLVPVQRT from the exons ATGGGTGATAGCAAGATTGAGATGTTTAAAGATGAATGTGATAATTACATGGAGAACAAAAGTTGTTCTTCATGGATGATCAATGAAGACAATAATAGTCCCTCGTCTTCGTCCATCGGAGAAACGTCGTCAACGATTTCGAGTTTAACTTCACTAGAAACAACGGATGATGCATCCTCCCCTGCTTCACGTAATTCTTCTGATGGGGCTTTGTCCGATTTATCGACCCTTATGGCGCAACTGCCTATCAA AAGAGGGCTTTCCGAGTATTATGATGGGAAATCAGAGTCATTTACATGTTTGGCAAGAGTGACAAGTGTAGAAGATCTTCCAAAGAAAGAAAGTCGTTATACGAGGAAAATGAACAACTCCTCATACAAGTCACACACACTTCCTAAGCCAGTCATCTTCAAGAAAGCTTTAAGGAGTTCATTTTTATCATCTTGTTATACTGCTAGAAAGCCAAATTCTTCTATTAGCAGGAGAAGGCTACCTCTAGTTCCTGTACAAAGAACCTAG